One region of Gigantopelta aegis isolate Gae_Host chromosome 7, Gae_host_genome, whole genome shotgun sequence genomic DNA includes:
- the LOC121376740 gene encoding galactoside alpha-(1,2)-fucosyltransferase 2-like, translating into MLHKLVKAGLAGILLVGIILILIYTNSESQWMPTPDEEQSGNITKTPTTGIANVSKPSTKRIAHATKPTIARIAKVTKPPIARIARVTKPPIMTRIAKVTKPTMTRIANLTKSPTTRTASVATTQLAKVTKKPKCKHPVLPRFICVETRGRFGNRMFSFAAAYGMATHLNRTMLVDRSTYLNNIFTLDAMMVDKCVCGETKPKHSKKCCSFDKDLLNLKSSENYRVGPFLQSWKYFESVVPQIKKQFTFKREVFDKAREIITKIKTDFLKKHYGINVKLFGENITFVGVHVRRGDVIANKILIRKGFSVAPKQYIDKAMMYFINNFTDVLFLVCSDNMMWTTKNVNHSNVVYVRGNSPEVDMSVLSQCNHTIITVGTFGWWAGFLAGGTTLYYKHPIREGSRLRKQFSDDYSDYFYPGWIGME; encoded by the exons ATGCTACATAAGTTGGTGAAAG CTGGACTTGCTGGGATTCTTTTGGTAGGAATTATTCTGATTCTCATTTACACGAATTCTGAATCGCAATGGATGCCGACTCCAGACGAAGAACAAAGTGGAAACATTACTAAGACACCAACAACAGGAATAGCAAATGTTAGTAAGCCATCAACAAAACGAATAGCACATGCTACTAAACCAACGATTGCACGAATAGCAAAAGTAACTAAACCACCGATTGCACGAATAGCAAGAGTAACTAAACCACCAATAATGACACGAATAGCAAAAGTAACCAAACCAACGATGACAAGAATAGCCAATTTGACTAAATCACCAACAACACGAACAGCCAGTGTAGCAACAACGCAACTAGCAAAGGTTACTAAGAAACCAAAGTGTAAACATCCGGTTTTGCCAAGATTTATATGTGTAGAAACACGAGGAAGGTTTGGAAATCGTATGTTCTCTTTCGCCGCAGCTTATGGAATGGCCACCCATCTTAATCGAACCATGTTGGTGGATCGTTCAACATATCTTAATAACATCTTCACCCTTGATGCTATGATGGTGGACAAGTGTGTCTGCGGTGAAACAAAGCCGAAACATTCCAAGAAGTGTTGCTCGTTTGACAAGGATCTTTTAAATCTTAAATCAAGTGAAAATTACAGAGTTGGACCTTTTCTTCAGTCTTGGAAATATTTCGAGTCCGTTGTGCCACAGATCAAGAAACAGTTCACATTCAAACGAGAAGTGTTCGATAAAGCGCGAGAAATAATCACTAAAATCAAGACTGATTTCTTAAAGAAGCATTATGGAATCAACGTTAAACTTTTTGGagaaaatattacattcgtTGGAGTTCACGTTAGGCGGGGTGATGTTATTGCGAACAAAATTCTGATTCGTAAAGGTTTCTCGGTCGCTCCTAAACAGTACATAGATAAAGCTAtgatgtattttattaacaacTTTACAGATGTTCTGTTTTTGGTTTGTTCTGACAATATGATGTGGACAACGAAAAACGTTAACCATTCAAATGTTGTATACGTGCGAGGTAATTCGCCGGAAGTGGACATGAGCGTGCTTAGCCAATGTAATCACACGATCATTACCGTCGGCACGTTTGGCTGGTGGGCGGGATTTCTGGCAGGGGGAACAACTCTGTATTACAAACACCCTATCAGAGAAGGTTCCCGATTAAGAAAACAATTCTCGGACGACTATTCTGATTATTTTTATCCAGGCTGGATTGGAATGGAATAG